A genomic stretch from Syntrophaceae bacterium includes:
- a CDS encoding alpha-D-ribose 1-methylphosphonate 5-triphosphate diphosphatase, with amino-acid sequence MKEHRDFIIENARIVTPEGTLDGASASIRQGRLYKIRDGSIGNGGMRIDAGGGWLLPGFIDMHSDALEKDLEPRPNALFPLDIVLYELDKKLAACGVTTIYHSISFAEDEIGVRSNRMAAGIISKIRDTAERLHVRTRVHARFEISDGAAIPQLESLLEEGKIQLLSIMDHSPGQGQFREVVSFRNYYQAVYRKTDEELRAIIDRKRKARRHMKSNLERIIQSCRRSGVPMASHDDDCREKIEWLCEQGIGITEFPVNMEAVRTASERGLFVCLGAPNIVRGNSQARNLSARDAIAAGCGDIICSDYAPMSMLHAVFTLDGLGILPLHRAVNMASLFPARALGIEDETGSLEEGKAADLVMVRNGGGVHRICKTCIEGREIFATWLK; translated from the coding sequence ATGAAAGAACATAGAGACTTCATCATCGAAAACGCCCGCATCGTAACGCCGGAAGGAACCCTGGACGGTGCCTCCGCTTCCATCCGCCAGGGACGCCTCTACAAGATCCGCGACGGATCCATCGGCAACGGCGGGATGCGCATCGACGCGGGAGGCGGCTGGCTGTTGCCGGGTTTCATCGATATGCACAGCGACGCCCTGGAAAAGGACCTCGAACCCCGGCCCAATGCGCTCTTCCCCCTGGACATCGTCCTGTACGAGCTCGACAAGAAGCTTGCCGCCTGTGGGGTGACGACGATTTACCACTCGATCTCCTTTGCGGAGGATGAAATCGGGGTCCGGTCCAACCGCATGGCCGCCGGCATCATCTCGAAGATCCGGGACACGGCGGAACGGCTCCATGTGCGGACCCGGGTGCACGCGCGGTTCGAGATCAGCGACGGCGCCGCGATCCCGCAACTGGAGTCGCTGCTGGAGGAAGGGAAGATCCAGCTCCTGTCCATCATGGATCACTCGCCGGGACAGGGGCAGTTTCGCGAAGTCGTGTCCTTCCGGAATTACTATCAGGCCGTCTACCGGAAAACGGACGAGGAGCTCCGCGCCATCATCGATCGGAAGCGGAAGGCCCGCAGGCACATGAAGTCCAACCTTGAACGGATCATTCAGTCCTGTCGCCGGTCCGGCGTTCCGATGGCCTCCCACGACGACGACTGCCGGGAGAAAATCGAGTGGCTCTGCGAGCAGGGCATCGGGATTACGGAGTTTCCCGTCAACATGGAGGCCGTCCGCACCGCCAGCGAAAGAGGATTGTTCGTCTGTCTGGGTGCGCCCAACATCGTCCGGGGCAATTCCCAGGCACGGAACCTGAGCGCCCGGGACGCCATCGCGGCGGGCTGCGGCGACATCATCTGCTCCGACTACGCCCCCATGAGCATGCTGCACGCCGTCTTCACGCTGGACGGGCTGGGCATCCTGCCACTGCACCGGGCCGTGAACATGGCGAGCCTCTTTCCGGCAAGGGCCCTCGGGATCGAGGACGAAACGGGTTCCCTCGAGGAAGGCAAGGCGGCGGACCTGGTCATGGTCCGGAACGGAGGCGGGGTTCACCGGATCTGCAAAACATGCATCGAGGGAAGGGAGATCTTTGCGACATGGTTGAAATAG
- the phnL gene encoding phosphonate C-P lyase system protein PhnL, with the protein MLEVDNLSKTFTVHILGGKVIEGFGGVSFRLSPGEFLGLAGRSGSGKSSVLKCIYGTYLPTTGAVWFASNRHGKVNLADGSEQTLLRIRNREMGYVSQFLRVVPRVAAVDVVAEPLLRQGEDSDEARRRASVLLERLAIPAGLHDAYPATFSGGEQQRINIARAVIWEPRLLLLDEPTASLDRRSRRIVIELLKELKRKGTALIGVFHDRSSMKAVADRVLDLGNGNGCP; encoded by the coding sequence ATGCTTGAAGTCGACAATCTGTCCAAGACGTTTACCGTCCATATCCTCGGCGGGAAAGTCATCGAGGGATTCGGCGGCGTGTCCTTCCGGCTTTCGCCGGGAGAATTTCTCGGACTGGCGGGGCGGAGCGGCTCGGGGAAGAGCTCCGTTCTCAAGTGTATCTACGGGACCTATCTGCCCACGACGGGCGCAGTCTGGTTTGCCTCCAACCGCCACGGGAAGGTCAATCTGGCCGATGGAAGCGAGCAGACGCTGCTCCGAATCCGCAACCGGGAAATGGGATACGTTTCCCAGTTTCTCCGGGTCGTCCCGCGCGTCGCTGCCGTGGACGTGGTCGCTGAGCCCCTGCTCCGGCAGGGGGAGGACTCCGATGAGGCCAGGCGCCGGGCCTCTGTGCTCCTGGAGCGGCTGGCCATCCCCGCCGGGCTGCACGACGCCTATCCGGCCACGTTCAGCGGGGGGGAGCAGCAGCGGATCAACATCGCCAGGGCTGTCATCTGGGAGCCCCGGCTTCTCCTTCTCGACGAACCCACGGCGTCGCTGGACCGGCGCTCCCGGCGGATCGTCATCGAGTTGCTGAAGGAACTCAAGCGAAAGGGAACCGCCCTGATCGGCGTTTTCCATGACCGGTCCTCCATGAAGGCCGTTGCCGATCGGGTTCTCGACCTCGGCAACGGGAACGGCTGTCCATGA
- a CDS encoding sugar phosphate isomerase/epimerase — protein sequence MVEIGSKIDEVRIDGRLDPLRRDLNEFNGLELEAVELPVHGLDAVVHGRLHHRRLEELKTLLWDYGFAYTVHAPNPLNLMDDDNRTLHESVFRASLEFASEIGAGVVVYHAGRYVSEERFAVPGYLMLSEEERRDLLDREARAVRDLADEYPAVCICIENARPYLYHSPYCYAENPRELLEQVVRIARPNVRINLDVGHLYLAAGHYGFDPVEAAAEIREFVAHVHVHDNFGLPVYYTEKQQTHLVPFGRGDAHMPVGWGEVPIGAILKTFAGSYDGLMITELRSRYFDYTKESVENLKAILRNLQA from the coding sequence ATGGTTGAAATAGGCAGTAAAATTGACGAGGTCCGGATCGACGGGCGGCTGGACCCGCTCCGCCGGGACCTGAATGAATTTAACGGCCTGGAACTGGAGGCGGTGGAACTGCCCGTCCACGGGCTCGACGCTGTCGTTCACGGCCGCCTTCATCACCGACGGCTCGAGGAGTTGAAGACGCTTCTCTGGGATTACGGATTTGCGTACACCGTTCATGCGCCGAACCCGCTTAACCTGATGGACGACGACAACCGGACCCTACACGAAAGCGTGTTCCGGGCCAGCCTGGAGTTTGCCTCCGAGATCGGCGCAGGCGTAGTAGTCTATCATGCCGGCCGTTACGTCTCCGAGGAGCGGTTCGCCGTTCCCGGTTACCTGATGCTGTCGGAGGAGGAGCGGCGAGACCTGCTCGACCGGGAGGCCCGGGCTGTCCGCGACCTCGCCGACGAGTATCCCGCCGTCTGCATCTGTATCGAGAACGCGCGTCCCTATCTATACCATTCCCCCTATTGCTATGCCGAAAATCCCCGGGAGCTGCTGGAGCAGGTCGTCCGCATTGCCAGGCCCAACGTCCGCATCAACCTGGACGTCGGCCATCTCTACCTGGCGGCGGGGCATTACGGCTTCGATCCCGTGGAAGCGGCCGCGGAGATTCGGGAATTTGTCGCCCACGTGCACGTCCACGATAATTTCGGCCTTCCGGTCTATTACACGGAAAAGCAGCAGACCCACCTCGTCCCCTTCGGGCGAGGCGACGCCCACATGCCCGTGGGCTGGGGGGAAGTTCCCATCGGGGCGATTCTGAAGACCTTTGCCGGCTCCTACGATGGCCTGATGATCACGGAACTGCGAAGCCGCTATTTTGATTACACAAAGGAGTCCGTAGAGAATCTGAAGGCGATCCTGCGAAACCTGCAGGCATGA